DNA sequence from the Candidatus Planktophila sulfonica genome:
GAAGGGTTAATCCATGGCAAGTGCAATTCGCGGAAGTCGTGTCGGCGCCGGCCCAATGGGCGAAGCAGAGCGCGGAGATCAAATTGAGCGCGCAACAGTTTCGTACTGGTGTGCCAATGGCCATGAAGTTCGTCCATCATTCGCAGTTGAAGAGACCGTCGTAATTCCAGATCAGTGGGATTGCCCTAAGTGCGGTCTTCCTGCAGGTCGCGATAAGAACAACCCACCGAGTGCTGTAGTCAATATTCCTTACAAGACTCACCTTGCTTATGTAAAAGAGCGTCGCTCAGATAAAGAAGGCGAGAAGATTCTAGAAGATGCTCTTCGCAAACTTCGTGGAGACGATATCGAGTAATCGA
Encoded proteins:
- a CDS encoding RNA polymerase-binding protein RbpA, coding for MASAIRGSRVGAGPMGEAERGDQIERATVSYWCANGHEVRPSFAVEETVVIPDQWDCPKCGLPAGRDKNNPPSAVVNIPYKTHLAYVKERRSDKEGEKILEDALRKLRGDDIE